Proteins found in one Choloepus didactylus isolate mChoDid1 chromosome 3, mChoDid1.pri, whole genome shotgun sequence genomic segment:
- the LOC119530044 gene encoding CDKN2A-interacting protein isoform X2 — protein MAQEVSEFLSQNPRVAAWVEALRCDGETDKHWRHRREFLVRNAGDLVPTGGVDSTNTDEAADAESGTRNRQMQQLISFSMAWANHVFLGCRYPQKVMDKILSMAEGIKVTDAPIHTTRDELVAKKG, from the exons ATGGCGCAGGAGGTGTCGGAGTTCCTGAGCCAGAACCCGCGGGTGGCCGCCTGGGTGGAGGCGCTGCGGTGCGACGGCGAGACTGACAAACACTGGCGCCATCGCCGGGAGTTTTTGGTCCGCAACGCCGGGGACCTGGTTCCCACTGGTGGCGTTGACTCCACTAACACGGATGAAGCTGCGGACGCCGAGAGCGGGACTCGCAATCGGCAGATGCAGCAGCTCATCTCCTTTTCCATGGCCTGGGCAAACCACGTCTTCCTCGGGTGCCG gTACCCTCAAAAAGTTATGGATAAAATACTTAGTATGGCTGAAGGCATCAAAGTGACAGATGCTCCAATCCATACAACAAGAGACGAACTGGTTGCCAAG aagGGATAG
- the LOC119530044 gene encoding CDKN2A-interacting protein isoform X1, translated as MAQEVSEFLSQNPRVAAWVEALRCDGETDKHWRHRREFLVRNAGDLVPTGGVDSTNTDEAADAESGTRNRQMQQLISFSMAWANHVFLGCRYPQKVMDKILSMAEGIKVTDAPIHTTRDELVAKVKKRGISSSNEGIEEPSKKRVIEGKNSSAVEQDHAKTSAKTEHASAKQEKSSACTGSSTKSESSGNSTRSQNSSTSDGDQPVSSQSCSISISSQVTTAGSGKVSESEASDKHGSASFVSLLKSSVNSHVTQSIDSIQPSSSPKKSALEGSSVSVSQSSSEIQVPLLGSSGSSEIELPLLSSNPSSETASSGLTTKTSSETSVSSSVSKNSSSSGTSLTTSKSSSSTNTSLLSSKSTSQVAASLLTSKSSSQSSGSLVSKNASLAGVSQLASKSSSQTSTSQLPSKSTSQSSESSVKFSCCKLTSEDVKQKQPFFNRLYKTVAWKLVAVGGFSPTVNHGELLNAAIEALKATLDVFFVPLKELADLPQNKSSQESIVCELRCKSVYLGTGCGKSKENAKAVASREALKLFLKKKVVVKICKRKYRGSEIEDLVLLDEDSRPVNLPPALKHPQELL; from the exons ATGGCGCAGGAGGTGTCGGAGTTCCTGAGCCAGAACCCGCGGGTGGCCGCCTGGGTGGAGGCGCTGCGGTGCGACGGCGAGACTGACAAACACTGGCGCCATCGCCGGGAGTTTTTGGTCCGCAACGCCGGGGACCTGGTTCCCACTGGTGGCGTTGACTCCACTAACACGGATGAAGCTGCGGACGCCGAGAGCGGGACTCGCAATCGGCAGATGCAGCAGCTCATCTCCTTTTCCATGGCCTGGGCAAACCACGTCTTCCTCGGGTGCCG gTACCCTCAAAAAGTTATGGATAAAATACTTAGTATGGCTGAAGGCATCAAAGTGACAGATGCTCCAATCCATACAACAAGAGACGAACTGGTTGCCAAGGTGAAGAAAAGAGGGATATCGAGTAGCAATG aagGGATAGAAGAGCCATCCAAAAAACGAGTCATAGAAGGGAAAAACAGTTCTGCGGTTGAGCAAGATCATGCAAAAACTTCTGCCAAAACAGAACATGCATCAGCTAAGCAGGAAAAGAGTTCAGCATGTACGGGGTCATCCACCAAATCAGAGAGTAGTGGAAACTCAACTCGGAGTCAGAATAGCTCTACAAGTGATGGGGATCAACCTGTTTCCAGCCAAAGCTGCAGCATCAGCATTTCCTCTCAGGTAACAACAGCAGGGTCTGGAAAAGTTTCTGAATCAGAAGCTTCAGATAAGCATGGTTCAGcatcatttgtttctttgttgaaaTCGAGTGTGAATAGTCATGTGACCCAATCCATTGATTCCATACAACCAAGTAGTTCACCTAAAAAGAGTGCTTTGGAAGGCTCCTCAGTCTCAGTTTCTCAAAGCAGTTCAGAGATTCAGGTGCCCTTGTTGggctcctcaggaagctcagAAATAGAGTTGCCACTGTTGTCTTCTAATCCTAGTTCAGAGACAGCTTCAAGTGGGTTAACTACCAAAACTAGTTCAGAGACAAGTGTTTCATCATCAGTTTCTAAAAACAGTTCCTCATCAGGCACATCCTTGACAACTTCCAAGAGCAGCTCCTCAACAAATACATCACTGCTGTCTTCTAAAAGCACTTCCCAGGTAGCTGCATCGCTGTTAACTTCTAAGAGCAGTTCCCAGAGCAGTGGATCTCTGGTTTCCAAAAACGCTTCCTTAGCAGGTGTGTCCCAGCTGGCTTCTAAGAGTAGTTCTCAAACTAGCACATCACAGTTGCCTTCTAAAAGTACTTCACAGTCAAGTGAGAGTTCAGTCAAATTCTCCTGTTGCAAGTTAACCAGTGAAGATGTGAAACAGAAGCAGCCTTTTTTTAATAGACTGTATAAAACGGTGGCATGGAAGTTGGTAGCTGTTGGTGGTTTTAGTCCCACTGTGAATCATGGAGAGCTCCTAAATGCAGCTATTGAGGCTCTGAAAGCAACACTGGATGTGTTTTTTGTCCCACTAAAAGAACTGGCAGATCTGCCTCAAAATAAGAGCTCTCAAGAAAGTATTGTTTGTGAATTGAGGTGCAAGTCTGTGTATTTGGGTACTGGCTgtggaaaaagcaaagaaaatgcaaaagcaGTTGCATCAAGAGAAGCATTGAAGTTATTTCTCAAGAAAAAGGTGGTGGTAAAAATATGTAAACGAAAATACAGGGGTAGTGAAATAGAAGATTTAGTACTCCTTGATGAAGACTCAAGACCTGTAAACTTACCTCCAGCATTAAAACATCCTCAAGAATTACTATAG